In Magnolia sinica isolate HGM2019 chromosome 12, MsV1, whole genome shotgun sequence, a single genomic region encodes these proteins:
- the LOC131220096 gene encoding peroxidase 57-like — protein sequence MTSRVVANGDGDASMTRWQWFPRQRRKVRALDEVDVDFEDPDGIEIPNFAHLMIVPFFSQGDLHGIVQLFVARMLHSCENGFLLFSTDFEPSKLIFFQGCEASVLIDSHGNNIAEKEAPPNLSLRGFEIIDEIKAELEKRCPGIVSCADILALATRDGVALSGGAAYGLPTGRRDGTVSSITEAILPDPASSVDTVLTAFQSKNLNLSDLVTLLGAHSVGFCHCLFFIDRLYSFQGTGFPDPDMDSAMLDTLQKKCPFPTSPIVNISSDPNVFINQETNTPFLLDNSFYQAVLNGRAVLQLDQELAFTSVTNDMLVRFANNPKAFRRSFSKAMIKLGNVGVLSGQDGEIRQNCRRVNKIHG from the exons ATGACGAGCAGAG TTGTGGCCAACGGCGATGGAGATGCGAGCATGACACGCTGGCAATGGTTTCCAAGGCAAAGAAGAAAG GTGAGGGCTCTTGATGAGGTGGATGTGGATTTTGAAGACCCTGATGGGATTGAAATCCCCAACTTT gcccacctgatgattgttcCATTTTTCTCCCAAGGCGATCTTCATGGAATTGTACAACTTTTCGTTGCCAGGATGCTTCACTCATGTG AAAATGGGTTTTTACTATTTTCGACAGATTTTGAACCGTCGAAGCTGATTTTCTTTCAGGGTTGCGAAGCTTCGGTCCTTATAGACAGTCATGGAAACAACATAGCAGAGAAGGAAGCTCCTCCTAATCTAAGTCTCCGAGGCTTTGAAATCATTGATGAGATCAAAGCTGAATTGGAGAAGAGATGCCCGGGGATCGTCTCATGTGCTGATATACTGGCATTGGCGACACGAGACGGTGTTGCGTTGTCAGGTGGAGCGGCTTATGGGCTGCCTACTGGGAGAAGAGATGGGACTGTTTCTTCCATTACAGAAGCTATTCTTCCTGATCCTGCATCCTCTGTTGATACTGTTTTAACAGCCTTCCAAtcgaaaaatctcaatttgagtGATCTAGTTACATTGCTAG GTGCTCACAGCGTCGGATTCTGTCACTGCCTCTTCTTCATCGACCGTTTATACAGCTTCCAAGGCACTGGATTCCCTGATCCTGACATGGACAGTGCCATGCTCGATACTTTACAGAAGAAATGCCCATTTCCCACCTCACCAATCGTCAACATAAGCTCAGATCCGAATGTATTCATCAATCAAGAGACCAACACGCCATTCCTTCTAGACAATTCGTTCTACCAAGCCGTACTGAATGGAAGGGCTGTTCTTCAGCTAGACCAAGAACTAGCATTCACCAGTGTCACAAACGACATGTTGGTGAGATTCGCAAACAATCCGAAGGCTTTTAGACGGAGTTTCTCAAAGGCCATGATCAAATTGGGAAATGTGGGTGTCTTGAGTGGGCAAGACGGTGAGATTCGACAGAATTGCCGGAGAGTAAATAAGATTCATGGTTGA